From the Lolium rigidum isolate FL_2022 chromosome 2, APGP_CSIRO_Lrig_0.1, whole genome shotgun sequence genome, one window contains:
- the LOC124689747 gene encoding ABC transporter G family member 1-like, whose product FPYLAGRLGPGVTETGLILINGRREKLAFGTSAYVTQDNVLMSTMSVREAVYYSAQLQLPGTMPAAEKRAHADGVIREMGLGDAMDTRIGGRMTKGISGGQRKRLTICVEMLTRPRLLFLDEPTSGLDSAASYHVMSHIARVAAREGMTVVAAVHQPSGDVFDLFHSLCLLSQGRTVFFGAASEANQFFTQSCFPCPQLRNPSDHFLRTINKDFDEEIVESSKARRKTAAEAIDILTDAYQSPAYSEKTTNRIAEMKQIGGAPFRKREQASFSAKLFVLTRRSFINMHRDIGYYWMRLGIYLGIGICLGTIFYQVGHSYSSIQARCEVIMYTTALLTFMAIGGFPSFVEEVKVFRRERLSGHYGVAEFVISNTLSATPYLAVITLIPGAMLYYLTGLTKGADHFVYFVINLCMCTLLVESMMMIIAVIVPDFLMGIIVGAGVQGVMMLNGGFFRLPNELPKPVWKYPCYYISFHKYAVQGFYKNEFIGQSFPSDQLIEKNVTISGIQVLQEKLQVEMGYSKWVNIAILCGMMVVYRMMFFAIVKIAEEVRTKRRGMKWKWCK is encoded by the exons TTTCCTTACCTCGCAGGAAGGTTAGGGCCTGGAGTTACTGAAACCGGGTTGATTCTGATCAATGGCCGCCGAGAGAAGCTTGCCTTTGGAACCTCG GCTTACGTGACCCAAGACAACGTGTTGATGTCCACGATGTCGGTGCGTGAGGCCGTCTATTACTCAGCGCAGCTGCAGCTGCCAGGGACGATGCCAGCGGCAGAGAAGCGCGCACATGCCGACGGCGTGATCCGGGAGATGGGGCTCGGGGACGCCATGGACACACGCATCGGCGGGCGCATGACCAAAGGCATCAGCGGTGGGCAGCGAAAGCGGTTGACCATCTGCGTCGAGATGCTCACGCGCCCGCGGCTGCTCTTCCTCGACGAGCCCACCAGCGGGCTCGACAGCGCCGCCTCCTACCATGTCATGAGCCACATCGCCAGAGTTGCGGCCAGGGAGGGCATGACTGTCGTCGCCGCCGTGCACCAGCCCAGTGGCGACGTCTTCGACCTCTTCCACAGCCTCTGTCTGCTTTCCCAAGGCAGGACCGTCTTCTTTGGAGCAGCGTCAGAGGCCAACCAG TTCTTTACTCAAAGTTGCTTCCCATGTCCACAATTGAGGAACCCATCTGACCACTTCCTGAGAACAATCAACAAAGATTTTGACGAG GAAATTGTTGAAAGTTCCAAAGCTAGGAGAAAAACAGCAGCTGAAGCAATAGACATTCTGACAGATGCTTATCAATCCCCCGCTTATTCAGAAAAAACAACGAACCGAATAGCTGAGATGAAACAGATA GGTGGAGCTCCATTTAGGAAGAGGGAACAAGCCAGCTTCTCAGCAAAGCTTTTTGTACTCACTAGAAGGTCATTTATAAATATGCACAGAGACATAGGATACTATTGGATGCGTTTGGGTATTTACCTAGGCATCGGCATTTGTCTTGGCACTATATTCTACCAAGTTGGCCACAGTTACAGTTCTATCCAG GCTAGATGTGAAGTAATAATGTATACGACCGCACTTCTTACTTTCATGGCAATTGGAGGATTCCCTTCTTTTGTAGAGGAAGTAAAG gtattcaGAAGGGAGAGGCTGAGCGGCCATTACGGCGTGGCCGAGTTTGTCATCTCAAACACACTATCAGCCACTCCATATCTTGCAGTCATCACCCTGATCCCAGGCGCAATGTTGTACTACCTGACAGGGCTAACCAAAGGGGCTGACCACTTTGTCTACTTCGTCATCAACCTGTGCATGTGCACATTGCTGGTCGAGAGCATGATGATGATTATCGCCGTCATCGTCCCGGACTTTCTGATGGGGATCATCGTTGGGGCTGGAGTGCAAGGGGTGATGATGCTCAATGGTGGCTTCTTCCGCCTCCCCAACGAGCTCCCAAAGCCGGTGTGGAAGTACCCTTGCTACTACATCTCATTCCACAAGTACGCAGTGCAGGGGTTTTACAAGAACGAGTTCATCGGGCAGTCGTTCCCGAGTGACCAGCTTATTGAGAAAAATGTTACCATCAGTGGCATTCAAGTGCTCCAGGAGAAGCTGCAGGTGGAGATGGGGTACTCCAAATGGGTCAACATTGCCATCCTTTGTGGAATGATGGTGGTGTATAGGATGATGTTCTTTGCTATTGTCAAGATCGCGGAGGAAGTCAGGACAAAACGAAGGGGAATGAAATGGAAATGGTGTAAATAG